In a single window of the Candoia aspera isolate rCanAsp1 chromosome 14, rCanAsp1.hap2, whole genome shotgun sequence genome:
- the VASN gene encoding vasorin, whose translation MRPPTIWALLLLPAGILAQGCPASCQCRQPQTVFCVSRRSPTVPRGLLPDTARLYLFESGLRALSEDSFVGLSALQLLDLSQNLIPSLPRNVFQPLAGLHNLDLSSNQLREITNESFHGLRQLERLYLDRNRIQAIHPAAFDSLESLLELKLQDNQLQAVPPLNLPTLLLLDISRNKIAALEAGAFHTQSLESLRIAGLGLGHLDEELLQSLHNLHELDISDNWLARVPGVLNRLPGLTKLSLAGNGLISQLWAEDFQELQHLQELDISSLNLNSLPWDFFGPFPKLRAVTAAENPFNCVCQMSWIIGWASLSKALLRRPEETRCHFPPKNAGRLLQQLEYTDFGCPTTTTSTTALRATSPRLATPVPSSGPVPPEPSTASPIARDSGLTPTLSPAPEGQPSPEAQLCPPHACLNGGLCQPGPDDHLECICPLGFTGLYCEVTRGQGTSPPEPTQAKQIAIKDVGGTSLKVDLQSYIQSKTQLKGIRVTYWDLSGPDKRPVTLSLPATLPEYTVRALKPNSSYHICVGALGDKAHEDLCVEARTLLLTRQQHAPVVQSRGPDLPVVVAPSVAAALLLLVAAATGSYYGRRCRRQRKAQAAPGVAGSSPLELEGVKVHGEKAELAAQNPRIAAPLSSECEVPLMRPHGTGTVTPRVLGPSYF comes from the coding sequence ATGAGGCCCCCCACGATCTGGGCCCTCCTGCTCCTCCCGGCTGGGATCCTCGCCCAGGGCTGCCCGGCCAGCTGCCAGTGCCGCCAGCCCCAGACGGTCTTCTGCGTCTCCAGGAGGAGTCCCACTGTCCCGCGGGGGCTGCTGCCAGACACGGCCCGCCTTTACCTGTTTGAGAGTGGCCTCCGTGCCCTGAGCGAGGACAGCTTTGTGGGGCTCTCTGCCCTGCAGCTCCTGGACCTCTCCCAGAACCTGATCCCCAGCCTGCCGCGCAACGTCTTCCAGCCACTGGCAGGGCTCCACAACCTTGACCTGTCTTCCAACCAGCTGCGGGAGATCACCAATGAGAGCTTCCACGGCCTGCGCCAGCTGGAGCGGCTCTACCTGGACCGCAACCGGATCCAGGccattcacccagctgcctttgacTCGCTCGAAAGCCTCCTGGAATTGAAGCTCCAGGACAACCAGCTGCAGGCTGTGCCCCCGCTCAACCTGCCCACCCTCCTGCTGCTGGACATCAGCCGGAACAAGATCGCTGCCCTCGAGGCGGGCGCCTTCCACACCCAGAGCCTCGAGTCCCTGAGGATTGCAGGGCTGGGCCTTGGCCACCTGGATGAAGAGCTCCTGCAGAGCCTGCACAACCTCCATGAGCTGGACATTTCGGACAACTGGCTGGCCAGGGTGCCAGGCGTCCTGAACCGGCTGCCTGGACTAACCAAACTCAGCCTGGCAGGGAACGGCCTGATCTCTCAGCTGTGGGCAGAGGACTTCCAGGAGCTCCAACACCTCCAGGAACTGGACATCAGCAGCCTCAACCTCAACAGCCTCCCCTGGGACTTCTTTGGCCCCTTCCCCAAACTCAGGGCTGTCACGGCAGCGGAGAACCCCTTTAACTGTGTCTGCCAGATGAGCTGGATCATTGGCTGGGCGAGTCTCAGCAAAGCCCTTCTCCGGAGGCCAGAGGAGACCCGCtgccatttccccccaaaaaatgcCGGCCGGCTGCTCCAGCAGCTGGAATACACTGACTTTGGCtgcccaaccaccaccaccagcaccaccgcCTTACGAGCCACCAGCCCTCGACTCGCCACCCCTGTTCCCAGCAGTGGGCCTGTTCCCCCAGAGCCTAGCACAGCCAGCCCCATAGCCAGGGACAGCGGCCTCACACCCACCCTGTCCCCTGCCCCGGAGGGCCAGCCAAGCCCTGAAGCCCAGCTCTGCCCGCCGCACGCCTGCCTTAATGGGGGCCTGTGCCAGCCAGGCCCTGATGACCACCTGGAATGCATCTGCCCCCTGGGTTTCACCGGCCTGTACTGCGAGGTGACCAGGGGGCAGGGGACCTCGCCACCAGAGCCCACCCAGGCCAAGCAAATAGCCATCAAGGACGTGGGGGGCACCTCCTTGAAAGTGGACCTGCAGAGCTACATCCAGTCCAAGACACAGCTGAAGGGGATCCGCGTGACGTACTGGGACCTCTCAGGGCCAGACAAGCGGCCGGTCACCCTCAGCCTGCCGGCCACATTGCCCGAATACACCGTGCGGGCCCTGAAGCCCAACTCCTCCTACCACATCTGTGTCGGGGCCCTTGGTGACAAGGCCCACGAGGACCTCTGCGTGGAGGCCCGCACGCTGCTCCTGACCCGCCAGCAGCATGCCCCTGTCGTCCAGAGCAGAGGCCCCGACCTCCCGGTGGTGGTGGCCCCTTCCGTGGCTGCTGCGCTGCTCTTGCTGGTGGCAGCAGCCACCGGCTCCTACTACGGGCGACGGTGCAGGCGGCAGAGGAAGGCCCAAGCTGCCCCTGGGGTTGCCGGCTCCAGTCCGTTGGAGTTGGAGGGGGTGAAGGTGCACGGCGAAAAGGCAGAGCTGGCTGCGCAGAACCCCAGGATTGCAGCACCCCTCAGCTCCGAGTGTGAGGTGCCTCTCATGCGGCCTCATGGCACAGGCACCGTCACACCAAGGGTGCTGGGACCTTCCTACTTTTAG